In Syntrophorhabdaceae bacterium, the genomic window ACTCCGTATCATAATCCTGCGTACCATCTGGGGTACCTCCTTAATCATAGTCCCGAACTGTGATGGGTTCTTCGCTATGATGGTACCCCAGTTTTTTGTTCTGACACAAAGAATGATACATTACCCATCGGGATGTTCAGCTTTTCAACGGTTCAGCGTTATGTTATACTGATGTATCGCAAGTTGCCGGCGATGGTTTGCGTCGGATAGCGCAGTTCAAGGGGGAAAACTAATGAAGAAAGACGTGACAATATGTTTTCGGACCAACGAGGAGTTAAAGCAGACACTGGAAAAGATAGCAGAGGTGGAAAGACGGTCGCTTTCATCTATAATAGAAAACATTCTTCACTCGCAGGTCAAGGATAAGGTCGAGCTGAAGGGTTCCAGGAAAGAGCGCAGGCGCTACACCAGAAAGGGGGTCTCCCTGCCGGCCTTTATCTATAAACGCGAAGCGAAGGAATCAAGCCTGCAGACGGGCATTGTTATTGACGTCTCGCTGGGAGGATTACGGATCTCCATCCCCCACGACTATGAAGCGGTGAATGACGGCGAGTTCGACACGATCTTCACCGTTCCCAACGAAAAGACCCCCGTGAAGATGCGCTGCACCATCAAGAGAGTGGCCGAAGGCGGC contains:
- a CDS encoding PilZ domain-containing protein — translated: MKKDVTICFRTNEELKQTLEKIAEVERRSLSSIIENILHSQVKDKVELKGSRKERRRYTRKGVSLPAFIYKREAKESSLQTGIVIDVSLGGLRISIPHDYEAVNDGEFDTIFTVPNEKTPVKMRCTIKRVAEGGEMTKELGADFTDGDFPSYQKLHKYLS